ACGCCGGCGCCGGCGACCACGAATGCCGCCGTGGTGGAAATATTGAAGGTATCCGCGCCATCGCCGCCGGTGCCGCAGGTGTCGATGAGCGGCCGGCGCTGGGGCTGGACGCGCGCCGCATAGCCGCGCATGGCGCGGGCAAAGCCGGCGATCTCGCTGATGGTCTCCCCCTTGGCGCGCAGAGCCGCCAGGAAGGCACCGATCTGCGCCGGCGTGGCCTGGCCGGCCATGATGATGCCCATCACCTGCTCCGCTTCCTCACCGCTGAGATGCTCGCCGCGCAGTACCCGCTCGATGGCCGCCGGCATGCTGATGGACACGGCCGCGCTCTGCTCTTCCACCACGTCGGACAGCCGGAGGAAATTGCGCAGGATGCGCTTGCCGGCCGGCGTAAGGATGGATTCGGGATGAAACTGTACGCCGAAAGTCGGCCCTTCCACATGCTGGATGGCCATGATCTCCCCTTCTTCGGAGCGGGCGGTGACGCGCAGTTCTCTTGGCAGGGGTTCCTCGACGATGAGGGAATGGTAGCGCGTGGCCTCGAAGCTGGTGGGCACGCCGGCGAACAGCGGGCCGCCGTAATGGATGATGCGGGAAACCTTGCCGTGCATCAGGCGGGGCGCCGGCCCCACCTTTCCCCCAAAGACATGGGCGATGCACTGATGTCCCAGACACACCCCCAGGACAGGAATATGGCCGTGAAAGCGGCGGATGGCGTCGTTGGAGATGCCGGCATCGTTCTCCGGCCGGCCGGGCCCTGGTGAAATCACCAGGTGGCTGGGCGCCAACTGCTCCAGCTCCTGTAAGGTCACCTGGTCATTGCGGAACACCCGCACCTCTGCCCCCAATTCGCCCAGGTACTGGACGATATTGTACGTGAATGAGTCGTAGTTATCGATTACCGCGATCATGTTCCACCTCCCTTACTTCATGGGCCCCTGTTCGGCGGCATTCAGGGCACGCGCAAGGGC
Above is a window of Anaerolineae bacterium DNA encoding:
- a CDS encoding bifunctional anthranilate synthase component II/anthranilate phosphoribosyltransferase yields the protein MIAVIDNYDSFTYNIVQYLGELGAEVRVFRNDQVTLQELEQLAPSHLVISPGPGRPENDAGISNDAIRRFHGHIPVLGVCLGHQCIAHVFGGKVGPAPRLMHGKVSRIIHYGGPLFAGVPTSFEATRYHSLIVEEPLPRELRVTARSEEGEIMAIQHVEGPTFGVQFHPESILTPAGKRILRNFLRLSDVVEEQSAAVSISMPAAIERVLRGEHLSGEEAEQVMGIIMAGQATPAQIGAFLAALRAKGETISEIAGFARAMRGYAARVQPQRRPLIDTCGTGGDGADTFNISTTAAFVVAGAGVAVAKHGNRSVSSRCGSADVLKALGVNLELSPEEVARCIDEVGFGFLFAPLLHPAMKHAIGPRREMGVRTVFNILGPLTNPAGASLQIIGVYAPELVEVIAHVLRELGASAAYVVHNSQGMDELCTAGINFIACLRGGVVRTYELAGEALGLTPAPLEALRGGDPEENARITRAVLAGERGPRRDVVLLNAGAALHVAGAARDLKEGIAMAAESIDAGRAARVLEELVRFTGGAR